From Methylocystis sp. ATCC 49242, one genomic window encodes:
- a CDS encoding DUF1428 domain-containing protein — translation MSYIDGFVIPVPSGNKEAYKTAAASFWPLLKEYGALRVVECWGDDVPDGKVTDFRRAVAAQAGENVVFSWVVWPSKEARDAAGKKMREDPRMKDMPMPFDGKRMIFGGFSVLLDSGAE, via the coding sequence ATGAGCTATATTGACGGATTCGTCATTCCCGTGCCCTCCGGAAACAAGGAGGCTTACAAGACAGCCGCCGCAAGCTTCTGGCCGCTTCTCAAGGAATATGGCGCATTGCGCGTGGTCGAATGCTGGGGCGATGACGTCCCGGACGGCAAGGTGACGGACTTCAGGCGCGCGGTCGCGGCGCAAGCTGGAGAGAACGTCGTTTTTTCCTGGGTCGTATGGCCGTCCAAAGAAGCGCGCGACGCCGCTGGCAAGAAGATGCGCGAGGACCCGCGCATGAAGGACATGCCAATGCCCTTCGACGGCAAGCGCATGATCTTCGGCGGCTTCAGCGTCTTGCTCGACTCCGGCGCCGAATAG
- a CDS encoding VOC family protein, with product MPQLIFVNLPVADLPKSTAFYEAIGARRNPQFCDGTASCIVFSDTIYAMLLTHDKFSQFTTKKIADARNSAQALFCLTAENRAAVDELVAKAQRAGGRIDPCPAQDFGFMYGRSFEDPDGHIWEIMWMDVEAAKAGCPQREGACQ from the coding sequence ATGCCCCAGCTCATCTTCGTGAATTTGCCCGTTGCCGATTTGCCCAAGTCCACCGCTTTCTACGAGGCGATCGGCGCCCGCAGGAACCCGCAGTTCTGCGACGGAACTGCAAGCTGCATCGTTTTCTCCGACACGATCTACGCGATGCTGCTGACCCATGACAAATTCAGCCAGTTCACCACGAAGAAGATAGCGGACGCACGGAACAGCGCGCAGGCGCTGTTCTGCCTCACGGCGGAAAACCGGGCCGCCGTCGACGAACTTGTCGCAAAGGCGCAGCGCGCCGGAGGCAGGATCGACCCCTGCCCGGCCCAGGATTTCGGCTTCATGTATGGCCGCAGCTTCGAGGATCCTGACGGCCACATCTGGGAAATCATGTGGATGGACGTCGAGGCCGCCAAGGCCGGATGCCCGCAGAGGGAAGGAGCCTGTCAATGA